The genomic DNA TCTATAGTTCTGTCCCTTTTTAACTTGGAAAATTACAAAGCTACAGCGGAGATATTTATGACATCTTACACATTCTccctttataaattttatctttttgaaacCATGTTAAATATTGCATCCAATGTTTATATACAAGGAGATTACTGTAATAGTATTGTTTTTTTAGCCCTGCAGATATAAATTGTACAATTTTCAGTCACAAATTATGTTTATCTAGTAAGTAACTCAATTATCTTTGACTTTCTTCTCAAATTATTATCTTtatgaataagaagatgtggtatgtgtgcTAATGCAtcaactatccatccaagtcacaataaaTGAAGAGttacaattataggtcaaaatttGTGTTCAAGATGTAgattactgttttttttcttgattttaaaattttaaagcagatatgtgtattatattttaattatgttgcaatatttttttttagatcaatgAAGCAGCAAACCTCTCTCCAGGGGAATTTACAATGGCAATTTCGGCTGTAAGAGATAAAAAAACTGGAAAAAAGGAAAGATAAGAAAAATTCAAAGGAATACAAAGTCAACCGTATACAAAAGAAAAGGAACCGTAATACAAACGAACGTAAACATCTTGTGAGAGAGGGTAAAACCTATGGATCTCAAATGGAGTTTGATCAACAACAGGACCCTGAGCTTACCACAGAAATTCCTCTTCCGTTCAATCTTGATGGCACTGAATGCAAAGTTTTTTTTGATTTGGAAACAACCGGCTTGGGAAGGAACAGCGACATCATTCAAATAGCAGCTAAGTcgtattcaaataattttaataggTATGTTGTTCCCAGAGTGGACATTCAGATTGAGGCCAGTAAGATAACTGGTATTACTTACAGCCATGGGACGAATAAAATGTATGTTCGAGACAAATAGTTGAACCGGTGTCAATTCATAAAGCGTAACTGGatttcatacaatttttaaaggaaCAGAATCAGCCAATAGTATTAGGTCATAACATTTGTAACTTTGACATTCCTGTAATTGTTAACAAATTGAAagaatataatttgttttcgaCATTTGCTGAAACAGTGAAAGGTTTTATTGACACAATGAAAGTTGCTAGAAAGTATATTCCCAAACATGATGTAGAAAATTATAAGCAGCAGACTCTTGTCCAACAGTTTGTAGGAGAAAATTACCTCGCCCACAATGCAATAGAGGATGTGGATTCCTTAAAAACATTATATGACAATAAACTTGCTTTACTAGTGAAATCTGATGATGTGTTTGCCATTTCATACCACAATTGTATGGACTCCTACTCTGGCTTACTAAGTAGTAAAATTGTTTCAAGGCCAGTTTGCATGCAACTAGCAAAAGATGGAATATCGTTGAAACACCTCAAACTGGCATCTGTACGAGATGTAAATGGATTGAAATTTGTCTTGCAGGACCATAAGATACCACCGAAAAGTGTGAAATGCATTCAGGATTACTTTCAGACAGAGGAATGAATTTTGTTTggccaaaaaataaatatatgtctgCGTTTTCTTAAAACCTGACTGTGTCTATCCTCATACTTGTTTTATTATTCTACCAACACAATGAATTTGCCAGGAATAAGATTTTTCAGTCTGTCAGTTTGTCTGTCCTTTTCTTGGTAGTTCAACTTCTTAAAAATGGCACAActgaatttaatgaaacttagaAGGTGGTAAGAATGCAATAAGGGTGTACATAAAACAAagttatatgaaaaattgattCCCTGCATTATAATTTATTGTCCCAGTTCAATTGACACTGAATAATAAAGAATTTGCCATTTTTCGTCTGCAGAAAAAAATGACCGCCAAAGTCAAACATTCATATTACCAGTGGTTGGATATTGTACATACCTATCATATAGATATGCCAAAAACTATTTCTCTGAAGCTACTAAAAAAGATAAGATCCAAACTTTAAAGTCTCATGATGGTCAAAATTGCAAGGAACACACCACTTCATGATAACCCATTTGATATACCAAAGATGTAAGAACAAGGTCAAAAGTTATGGGTTGGTcattttcatgcaaaaaaaCTGCATTAAGTTGACTTTATGGTTAAATTGAGAACACATGAAGGTCATCATGTTGCAACACACATTATCTGATGATGATTCATCTACATACCAAAGATCTAAGGCCAAGGTCAAAAGACAACAAGGCATGGTAAagtgtttatattaaaaagtaaaattgaccTTGAGGTCAAATATAAGGTCACATGAAGATCATCACAATACAGGACACTCCATCTTATTATTATACATCCCCATACAAAAGATGCAAGACCTAtgtcaaaggaaaaaaaaaacgcaTATGGCCTTGTCTTTTTAATTCTatcaaaacatacatttatttgaccttgaggtcaaAGTACAAAGTCACATGAAGTCATCATGAAATGTGACACTCTACCTCATGATGAT from Mytilus trossulus isolate FHL-02 chromosome 8, PNRI_Mtr1.1.1.hap1, whole genome shotgun sequence includes the following:
- the LOC134728064 gene encoding uncharacterized protein LOC134728064, translating into MKVARKYIPKHDVENYKQQTLVQQFVGENYLAHNAIEDVDSLKTLYDNKLALLVKSDDVFAISYHNCMDSYSGLLSSKIVSRPVCMQLAKDGISLKHLKLASVRDVNGLKFVLQDHKIPPKSVKCIQDYFQTEE